In Sedimenticola thiotaurini, the following proteins share a genomic window:
- a CDS encoding DUF6572 domain-containing protein — MTIEQENVIDIIANNEEKGYVSLVISDHLEWDEKNEKLLILQNKINAYITFAESGQIYEEYPSAKGLNVNIQLTCMHPPNEEGTKFLGLVQPVIEEAGFNFNWEVSG; from the coding sequence ATGACCATTGAGCAAGAAAATGTCATAGACATCATCGCAAATAACGAAGAAAAAGGTTACGTTTCTTTGGTTATCTCGGATCACCTGGAGTGGGATGAGAAAAATGAGAAACTACTGATTTTGCAAAACAAAATTAATGCATACATTACATTCGCTGAATCCGGTCAAATCTATGAGGAGTATCCCTCAGCCAAAGGCCTAAATGTTAATATTCAGCTTACATGTATGCATCCCCCCAATGAGGAGGGAACAAAGTTTCTAGGTCTAGTTCAACCAGTAATTGAAGAGGCTGGGTTTAATTTCAATTGGGAAGTCAGCGGGTGA
- a CDS encoding site-specific integrase, with translation MMTSLRQQMIEAMQQHGFSPRTHECYLRAVTDLARFSHRSPDQLTTDDLQAYFAHLVRERQLANASCRLYLNGIRFFYLKVLGWKAFDVPIVLPKRPQQIPELLTRKEVAAIIHACHNEKHRMMLLTCYGCGLRVNELVSLKVRHIDGERRLLRVEQGKGRKDRMVTLSDQLLERLRRYWRIYRPSDWLFPSSEHFPGRHLDARSIQRVYRRCKAQAGIRKRGGIHALRHAYATHLLEAGLAVNQLQHLMGHRDIHSTLGYLHWLPRYNSRERVQCDLIAHLGGRA, from the coding sequence ATGATGACTTCCTTACGTCAACAGATGATCGAGGCCATGCAGCAGCATGGCTTCTCTCCGCGCACCCATGAGTGCTACCTGCGTGCCGTTACCGACCTGGCGCGTTTCAGTCACCGTTCACCCGACCAGCTCACCACGGATGATCTGCAAGCCTACTTCGCCCACCTGGTCCGGGAACGCCAGCTGGCCAACGCCAGTTGCCGGCTTTATCTTAACGGCATCCGCTTTTTCTACTTGAAGGTGTTGGGCTGGAAGGCTTTCGATGTGCCGATTGTTCTACCCAAGCGACCGCAACAGATCCCGGAGCTGCTGACCCGCAAGGAGGTGGCGGCGATCATCCACGCCTGTCACAACGAGAAGCACCGGATGATGCTGCTGACCTGTTACGGTTGCGGACTGCGGGTCAATGAGCTGGTCTCGCTCAAGGTACGTCACATCGATGGGGAGCGTCGTCTGTTGCGGGTGGAACAGGGCAAGGGCCGCAAGGACAGGATGGTCACTCTGTCCGACCAACTGCTGGAGCGGTTACGCCGGTACTGGCGAATATATCGCCCCAGCGACTGGCTGTTCCCCAGCAGCGAGCACTTCCCCGGTCGACACCTGGATGCCAGATCCATCCAGCGGGTGTACCGGCGCTGCAAGGCACAGGCCGGCATCCGCAAGCGCGGCGGCATTCACGCCCTGCGCCACGCTTACGCCACCCACCTGCTGGAGGCGGGACTGGCCGTCAACCAACTGCAACACCTGATGGGCCACCGGGATATCCACAGCACCCTGGGATATCTGCACTGGTTGCCACGCTACAACAGTCGCGAGCGGGTGCAGTGCGACCTGATCGCCCACCTGGGAGGCCGGGCGTGA
- the soeA gene encoding sulfite dehydrogenase subunit SoeA — MQDPTTQSDNDLGRVEVKNTTCYMCACRCGIRVTLRDGEIRHIEGNPNHPHNQGVICAKGSSGIMKQYSPARITKPLLRRQGAERGTSEFEEISWEQAFEMITERLARIRAEDPKQFALFTGRDQMQALTGLFAKQFGTPNYAAHGGFCSVNMAAGMIYTIGGSFWEFGGPDLDRAKLFVMIGTAEDHDSNPLKIHISKFKRRGGRFISINPIRSGYSAIADEWVPIKPGTDGALILAINHELIKQGLFDREFLTQYSNAAELVVDDPRRDDHGLFSRFEMHVEEGCFDPENKLWWDRDLDREISTHTPGSDPRLLGEFRLEDGTRVKPAFQLLKDRLDEYTPEWAEGITGIPADTIRRLAHEMGVTARDQKIELPIQWTDSWENEHETITGNPVAFHAMRGIAAHSNGFQTIRALSILMTLLGTIDRPGGFRHKAPFPRPIPPCPKPPNSPDGVKPNTPLDGMPLGWPARPEDLFVDEKGEAVRLDKAFSWEYPLSVHGLMHNAITNAWRGDPYPIDTMLLFMANMAWNSSMNTEQVRHMLTDKDESGEYKIPFLIVCDAFQSETVAFADLVLPDTTYLERYDALSMLDRPISEFEGPVDSVRIPVVPPTGECKPFQEVLVELGSRLHLPAFINEKGERKYRDYPDFITNYETSPGSGIGFLAGWRGKGGEKFLKGEPNPRQWEMYQKNDCYYHYKLPKSYQYMRNWNKGYLHWARNHGMIRYAEPITIHLYSEVLQRFRLAAQGKGEGRKPPERLRKRIEMHFDPLPFFSEPLLSRLVDTHEYPLNALTQRPMAMYHSWDSQNSWLRQIHTHNYLFVNPALAHAKGIDDGDWIWVESPTGKVRCMCRYSEAVEPGTVWTWNAIGKAAGAWGLSPKANESQKGFLLNHLIPEELPPCESGEHLSNSDPVTGQAAWFDVRVKIYKAGPQEPEQTSPQFEAMKILPGQKSYRGRWRAFFAGKLGKKRGSKV; from the coding sequence ATGCAAGATCCAACCACCCAATCCGACAACGACCTGGGGCGCGTGGAGGTTAAAAACACCACCTGCTACATGTGTGCCTGCCGTTGCGGTATCCGGGTGACCCTGCGGGACGGCGAGATCCGCCACATTGAGGGCAACCCCAACCATCCCCATAACCAGGGGGTGATCTGCGCCAAGGGTTCTTCCGGGATCATGAAGCAGTATTCGCCGGCGCGCATCACCAAACCACTGCTGCGCAGGCAGGGGGCGGAGCGGGGCACTTCGGAATTCGAGGAGATCTCCTGGGAGCAGGCGTTCGAGATGATCACCGAGCGGCTGGCGCGGATCCGGGCGGAAGACCCCAAGCAGTTTGCCCTGTTTACCGGCCGCGACCAGATGCAGGCCCTCACCGGCCTGTTCGCCAAGCAGTTCGGTACGCCCAACTACGCCGCCCATGGCGGTTTCTGCTCGGTCAACATGGCGGCCGGCATGATCTATACCATCGGCGGTTCGTTCTGGGAGTTTGGCGGGCCGGACCTGGATCGGGCCAAGCTGTTTGTGATGATCGGCACCGCCGAGGATCACGACTCCAATCCGCTGAAGATCCACATCTCCAAGTTCAAGCGTCGTGGTGGTCGCTTCATCTCCATCAACCCGATCCGCTCCGGCTACTCGGCCATTGCCGACGAGTGGGTGCCGATCAAGCCGGGTACCGATGGTGCGCTGATCCTGGCGATCAATCACGAGCTGATCAAGCAGGGGTTGTTCGACCGGGAGTTCCTGACCCAGTACTCCAATGCTGCGGAGCTGGTGGTGGACGATCCCCGGCGGGATGACCACGGCCTGTTCAGCCGCTTCGAGATGCATGTGGAGGAGGGCTGTTTCGATCCGGAGAACAAGCTCTGGTGGGACCGGGACCTGGACCGGGAGATCTCCACCCACACCCCGGGCAGCGATCCCCGGCTGCTGGGTGAGTTTCGCCTGGAGGACGGCACCCGGGTAAAACCGGCCTTTCAGCTGCTGAAGGATCGCCTGGATGAGTACACCCCGGAGTGGGCCGAGGGGATCACCGGTATTCCGGCGGACACCATCCGCCGCCTGGCCCACGAGATGGGGGTCACCGCTCGGGATCAGAAGATCGAACTGCCGATCCAGTGGACCGACAGTTGGGAGAACGAACATGAGACCATCACCGGCAACCCGGTGGCCTTCCACGCCATGCGCGGTATCGCCGCCCACTCCAACGGTTTCCAGACGATTCGTGCCCTGAGTATTCTGATGACTTTGCTGGGCACCATCGACCGGCCCGGTGGTTTCCGCCACAAGGCGCCGTTCCCCCGGCCCATTCCCCCCTGTCCCAAGCCACCCAACTCACCCGACGGGGTGAAACCCAACACTCCGCTGGATGGTATGCCCCTGGGCTGGCCAGCTCGGCCGGAGGATCTGTTTGTCGACGAAAAGGGTGAGGCGGTACGCCTGGATAAGGCGTTCTCCTGGGAGTATCCGCTGTCGGTGCATGGCCTGATGCATAACGCCATCACCAACGCCTGGCGGGGTGATCCCTATCCCATCGACACCATGCTGCTGTTCATGGCCAACATGGCCTGGAACTCCTCCATGAACACCGAGCAGGTACGCCACATGCTCACCGACAAGGACGAGTCGGGCGAGTACAAGATCCCGTTCCTGATCGTCTGCGACGCCTTCCAGTCGGAGACGGTGGCGTTTGCCGACCTGGTGCTGCCGGATACCACCTACCTGGAGCGTTATGATGCGCTGTCCATGCTGGACCGACCGATCTCTGAGTTTGAGGGGCCGGTGGACTCGGTGCGTATCCCGGTGGTGCCGCCGACCGGCGAGTGCAAGCCGTTCCAGGAGGTGCTGGTGGAGTTGGGCAGCCGGCTGCATCTGCCCGCCTTCATCAATGAGAAGGGCGAGCGAAAGTACCGCGACTATCCCGATTTCATTACCAACTACGAGACCTCGCCGGGCTCCGGTATCGGCTTCCTGGCTGGCTGGCGCGGCAAGGGTGGCGAGAAGTTCCTCAAGGGCGAACCCAATCCGCGCCAGTGGGAGATGTACCAGAAGAACGACTGCTACTACCACTACAAGCTGCCCAAGTCCTACCAGTACATGCGTAACTGGAACAAGGGTTACCTGCACTGGGCGCGCAACCACGGCATGATCCGCTATGCCGAACCGATCACCATCCACCTCTACTCCGAGGTGCTGCAGCGCTTCCGCCTGGCCGCCCAGGGCAAGGGCGAAGGTCGTAAGCCGCCGGAACGGTTGCGCAAGCGTATCGAGATGCACTTCGACCCGCTGCCGTTCTTCAGCGAACCGCTGCTGTCCCGGCTGGTGGATACCCACGAGTATCCGCTCAACGCCCTGACCCAGCGGCCCATGGCGATGTACCACTCCTGGGACTCCCAGAACTCCTGGTTGCGGCAGATCCATACCCACAACTACCTGTTCGTCAATCCGGCCCTGGCCCATGCCAAGGGGATCGATGACGGCGACTGGATCTGGGTCGAGTCGCCCACCGGCAAGGTGCGTTGCATGTGCCGTTACTCGGAGGCGGTGGAGCCGGGCACGGTCTGGACCTGGAACGCCATCGGCAAGGCGGCCGGGGCCTGGGGGCTGTCGCCCAAGGCGAACGAGTCCCAGAAGGGTTTCCTGCTCAATCACCTGATACCGGAAGAGCTGCCGCCCTGCGAGTCGGGCGAGCACCTCTCCAACTCCGACCCGGTGACCGGCCAGGCGGCCTGGTTCGATGTGCGGGTGAAAATCTACAAGGCGGGGCCCCAGGAACCTGAACAGACATCACCCCAGTTCGAGGCGATGAAAATCCTGCCGGGGCAGAAGTCCTACCGGGGACGCTGGCGGGCGTTTTTTGCCGGCAAACTGGGTAAGAAGCGAGGGAGCAAGGTATGA
- a CDS encoding 4Fe-4S dicluster domain-containing protein has product MTQLALVIDLNVCVGCHACVTSCKEWNSSGWAGPMPDENPYGADPSGVFFNRVQTYEVGCYPDTETVHFPKSCLHCEDPPCVPVCPTGASYKREDNGIVLVDYDKCIGCKYCSWACPYGAREIDAQNKVMKKCTLCVDRVTDESLPESERKPACVLACPTSARIFGDIHDPQSEASVAIREQGGYQLQPEWGTQPANHYLPRRRSQMQIHKDELIRADNPLRKEEVEMPIEQGDTLDDVAW; this is encoded by the coding sequence ATGACACAACTGGCACTGGTGATTGATCTGAACGTGTGCGTCGGCTGTCATGCCTGCGTTACCAGCTGCAAGGAGTGGAACAGCTCCGGCTGGGCCGGCCCGATGCCGGACGAGAACCCCTATGGAGCCGATCCGAGTGGCGTCTTCTTCAACCGGGTGCAGACCTACGAAGTGGGTTGCTATCCCGATACCGAGACGGTGCACTTTCCCAAATCCTGCCTGCATTGCGAGGATCCCCCCTGCGTGCCGGTCTGCCCCACCGGGGCCAGCTACAAGCGCGAGGACAACGGCATCGTGCTGGTGGATTACGACAAGTGCATCGGTTGCAAGTACTGCTCCTGGGCCTGCCCTTACGGTGCCCGGGAGATCGACGCCCAGAACAAGGTGATGAAGAAGTGCACCCTCTGTGTGGATCGGGTGACCGACGAGTCGCTGCCGGAATCGGAACGTAAGCCGGCCTGTGTGCTGGCTTGTCCCACTTCGGCGCGTATCTTCGGTGATATCCACGATCCGCAATCGGAAGCCTCGGTGGCGATCCGGGAGCAGGGTGGTTATCAGCTGCAACCGGAGTGGGGCACCCAACCGGCCAACCACTACCTGCCGCGTCGTCGCAGCCAGATGCAGATCCACAAGGATGAGCTGATCCGGGCTGACAATCCGTTGCGCAAGGAGGAGGTTGAGATGCCGATCGAGCAGGGCGACACCCTGGACGATGTGGCCTGGTAA
- a CDS encoding dimethyl sulfoxide reductase anchor subunit family protein: MHPAFSVIFLTTLIGIGQGLFLALFTGQVYSLANLIPVQESLGFYALGSLLSLLFLALGLISSVFHLGRPERAWRAVAMWRTSWLSREVIVLPLFMLLVFIYGVAHYFGWTQPLFMVADTLPVDLTLIVGVLASVTAFALFICTAMIYASLKFLKEWHTALTVSNYTLLGLASGFMSAAAFSAYVNNDLVFLFGIWAVIFTLAGAVSRGASLIRNRALRDKYGLPTAIGVRHPNMKQLSQGFMGGAFNTREFFHGRTPEAVRLIRWFFLLTVFPIPVVLMAVAYSLESTSLPIAAFGLQYLGLIAERWYFFAEAKHPQNIYYQSMA; the protein is encoded by the coding sequence ATGCATCCGGCATTCTCGGTAATTTTTCTCACTACCCTGATCGGTATCGGTCAGGGGCTGTTTCTGGCTCTGTTTACCGGCCAGGTATACAGTCTGGCCAACCTGATTCCGGTGCAGGAGAGCCTGGGCTTCTACGCGCTCGGCAGTCTCCTGTCACTGCTGTTCCTGGCGCTGGGGCTGATCTCTTCTGTATTCCACCTGGGACGGCCGGAACGGGCCTGGCGTGCCGTTGCCATGTGGCGCACCTCCTGGCTCTCCCGGGAGGTGATCGTGCTGCCGCTGTTCATGCTGCTGGTATTCATCTACGGGGTGGCCCACTACTTCGGTTGGACCCAACCGCTGTTCATGGTGGCGGATACCCTGCCGGTGGACCTGACCCTGATTGTCGGCGTGCTGGCCAGCGTGACCGCTTTTGCCCTGTTTATCTGTACGGCCATGATCTACGCCAGTCTCAAATTCCTCAAGGAGTGGCACACGGCGCTCACGGTGTCCAACTACACCCTGCTGGGCCTGGCGTCAGGCTTTATGTCTGCGGCGGCGTTCTCCGCTTATGTCAATAATGACCTGGTGTTCCTGTTCGGTATCTGGGCGGTGATCTTCACCCTGGCGGGTGCGGTGTCCCGTGGTGCGTCACTGATCCGCAACCGGGCGCTGCGTGACAAGTATGGTCTGCCCACCGCCATTGGCGTGCGTCATCCCAACATGAAGCAGTTGAGCCAGGGTTTCATGGGCGGTGCATTCAACACCCGGGAGTTCTTCCATGGTCGTACTCCCGAGGCGGTGCGGCTGATCCGCTGGTTCTTCCTGCTGACGGTGTTTCCCATTCCGGTCGTACTGATGGCTGTCGCCTATTCGCTGGAATCGACCTCACTGCCGATCGCCGCCTTCGGCCTGCAGTATCTGGGGCTGATCGCTGAACGTTGGTATTTCTTCGCTGAGGCGAAACATCCACAGAATATCTATTACCAGTCAATGGCCTGA